The genomic region CAATGGATATGCGAGAGCTTTGACTTAACTAGAAAAAAGCTTGAAATGCAAGGGAGGGACGAAAAAGATTATGAAGCCAAATTAAAGGGTGGCAAATGATACAAGCAGTTAAGGACTTACAACAAGAGGCAGTAGCAAGGCTTATAGAACAATTTAAAGCTAAAGATAGCATCACTTTTCAAGCCCCAACAGGCAGTGGCAAAACCATAATGATAGCAGATTTTATGAACACACTTTTAAAAGAACATGCAAATATTGTTTTTATCGTTTCTAGCCTTTCAAAAGGAGATTTAAGCGAGCAAAATTATCAGGCTTTTAAAAAATTTCAAAGCAAATTCACGCATTTAAAGCCCTTTTTGATAGAGAGTGAAACAAGTGATGAGGAAAACCTCTTTATCCCTACAAATTATAATGTGTATGTTTTGCCCAGAGATTTGTATAAAGAAAAAAGCAAGCTTAAAGCGGGGGCTTTTGTGCGATTTTTGCGAGAGTTAAAGGGCTTTAGGGAGGATTTAGGGAATTTTCAAAGTCAAGTGAGAGAAAAGGAGATTTATTTAATCAAAGATGAAAGCCACATTGCGACAAATAACTTAGATGAATTGATTATAAAAAGCCATAAAACAAATGCGCCAAACAAAAGCAACCAGTTTTTTAGCAAGGTGCTAAATGTCTCTGCTACGCCAAAACTTGCAAGGGGGCAAATCCCTGATGTGCGCATAAGCGAGGAAGAAGCAGTAAGTGCGAAGCTTATAAAAAAAGTGGAGTATTTTGAGGAAGAGGTGAAGCTAGAAAGGGCTTTAGAAAAATTCATAGAACTTAAAAAGGATTATGTAGAAAAACTAGGGATTAATCCTTGCCTTATCGTGCAGATTTCTAATAAAGACAAGGCAGAAAGTGAGATAAAAAATTTAAAAGAAGTGCTTAAAGATACGCGATTTTCACATTTAAAATGGATGCTAATTGTTAATGATTCTAAACACAATGATAGCAATGATGAGTTGAGGGCAAAAAATTTGCCTGTGAAAAGATGGAAAAACTACGCAAAAGAGCGCGCAAGCACTATTGATATTATTATTTTTAAAATGGTTATAAGTGAGGGTTGGGATATACCTAGGGCTTGTATGCTTTATCAAATACGCGATTCTAAATCAAAGCAGCTTGATGAGCAAGTCATAGGCAGAGTAAGGCGGAATCCTTGTTTGCTTGAGTTTGAAAGATTAGGCAAGGAGGAGCAAGAGCTTGTAAGTAAGGCGTATGTGTATGGTATCTGTCCAAAGAGTGAAACAAGCATAGCGGTGCGTTTAAAAGGAGGTTTGCAAAATGGGCTTTTTGAAAATGCGGTGCAAAAGGAATTTACTATGCGCACAACAAGGCTTGAAAGAGTGGGTGAATATAAAGAAGGTGAGAAAAAGGAATTTGATGTAGGAGAAATCTTAAAACAAGAGGGCGAAAAAGAACTTAGAAAAGATATTTTTTCCTTTTATAAAGAACTTGTGAAAAATCAAGAACTACAAAAAGAATGTGAAAAATATGTGTTAGATTCAAATGAAACTAGCGAGGCTTATGCAAGGTGGTTTAGCTTTAATAACAATTTAGAAAAGATAAAAAAGAAATTTTTAAACGCACAGCTTGATGAAGACCGCTACATAGTAGAGCCTGAAAATAAAGTGCTGCCCTTGCAATCACTTTTGCAAAAAAGCAAGTTTGGCAAGAATGATATTAAGTGGATATGGCAAAGCCTCAATGAAAATTCTAAGAAAGATAAAGAGAATAAGGAATTTTATTTTGATAGTGAGGCAGAAAAGGAGTGGCTGGAATTTTTAATAGACCTTTATGATGAGGATGCCCCTACAAATCCAAATAATCAAACAAGGCTCATAAAAAGCATAGAAGTGAATAAGCAAAAACTCTATCTTTTTGGTAAGAATTTTCCCTTTGAGTCTGCTTTGAGATTTGAATATTATTTGGAGGGCTATCATTTTTCTTATCCGGATTTTATTTTAAAAGATTACAAAGATAGAATCCATATTTTTGAAGTAAAAAGCATAAATACTTCAAGCTCCCAAAGCATCGATAAAGAAAGCTATGAGGATAAAATCAAGGCTTTAAAACAAGCCTATAAAGTCATAAGCAAAAAAACAGGCTATTATTTTTATATACCTATCAAAAAAGAGGATGGGTGGGATATACACTGCTTTAAGCCTAATGGAGAAGAAATCAAAAACTTAAGCAAAGATTCTTTAGAAAGCCTTTTAAAAGAGGATTAGGGGTTATTTTGCAAACGTAATAATCTCCATTAGGTTTGTGAATGCCTACTATTGAATTTTGAAGCTTAAAATTCTATCTTATGTTGTGTGTTCAATCACGTTTTGTAAATTTTCTCAATAGATATCAATCCTTGAAGTTTGTTTTCCTTGTTTAGAATGGGCTTAAAAAACTCACATAAATCAAAATTGATAACCGCAATATTATAAAGAATATTTGTAGAATCTTTAAATGATTGTATATCAAAAGAAAAAATATAATCTACATTAAAATATTGAGAAAATAGGCGATTACCTTTATTAACCTTTGAACCAAGCCCTAAGTAAATATTGTTTTGATAAAAGTTATTGTTACAATGCAATTTTGTAAAAAGTGTTCGAATAGAATCAATGTTGCAATCTTTTAGTTTGAGTAATTTTTCCTCATCTTTCTTTAAATCATTAAATTTCTCTTTATTCTCATGCAAGAAAACAAAAAATTTTTGAGAATCTTTGTAGGCGATAATATCTAAATAGATTCTTTTAGTTTTCCTTCCTTGACCTATCAAAATAGCCCTATCACCTTGTGCGCCCGGATAACTGACAGATAAAATATTGCAACCTAATTTTTGAAAAATATTTACACTTGCGTAAGTGATAATGTCTTCTTTTGCATTGTTAAAAAATAAATACGACAGATCTAAGGGCTTATTTATTGTGGTTTTAAGTTTTTTCAAGTATTGTTTAATTGCTTCATAATCCCAAGTAACTTCACACAAAATATTTTGTTTATAATCACATAATTGAAGCTTTGTAGAATTAAGAAAGATAGATTTATAAGTAATACTTGGATAAGTTTCTAGGAATTTTCTTAAACTATTATTTGGAATTTTATAGCTTCTAGAATCTAACTTATCAAATTCTAATGCAGAAGCACCTATAGCAGTTTGAAAAAGTTTTAGCACATTATTTGAATTTGGATTTTTTTCTATTTTATTTATTAATATTTCTAGTTTATCTTTAAGTGATTCTGAAAATCCATCAAAAAGTGCATCATAGCTTTCTTTTCCGCTCTGCTTCTCTCGTTTGATAATAAACTTTGTTGTAATATGTTCTAAACCAAAAAGCATACTTACAAAAAATAAAATTCCTCTATCTGGATCCATTGCGTGTCCAAATCGGTTAATTTTTACAATCAATTCATTGTTGTTTTTTTGGAATCGAGTGGAGTTTGTAAAATTATCTTTCAAGTTTTGCAATTCTTTTAAATTAAGTAGTTTCTGTTGTGCTTGAAAAAGTTGAGCATAGAAATCCTCAATATCAACACATTTTTCCATTGTCAAAATAAGACTTCTTAAAATATTTTGAATATCATTGCTATAAGCGATACAAGAAAGTTTATTTGGATTTGCAAGAAGAATGGAGTTTTTACTCTGCCAATCAACAAAATATGCAACTGCTTTTTGTTGCAATGCTAAATTGATTTCTTGCAAAAGAGTTATTTTATCACCCCCACCGTGTTTTTGAGGCGATGCTTTGGATAAAGGACTAATTTTTAACACAGGAAATTTGAAAAATACTTGCCCAAAAATACACATCGCTTCTTTGCATTTTGTGGTCATCAGTAGGCACAGCAGTAGAATATTCAACCAAAAGAATTGGAAATTCTTTAGAGTCGCAAAGTATGGTAACAATAACATCAAAATCTTTTAGTTTGCTTATTCTTTGCAAGATTGAATCGGTCGCTAAAAGATTGCCTCTTATTTTTGTGAAATAAATATTTTTAATACCAAAATCTTTATTGATTTTTGAAAAATATTCTTTAAAATCTAATCCTTGTTCTAAACATTCTGCATAAATTCTTAATTCATCAATTTTCATTTTTAGCCCTTTTGCAAAACTAAAATATATTCTTTTTTATTTTTTGTGCGATAGCTTTGTGTAAAAGAGCGACTTGTTTTATCTAGTTCGCTAAAAGAGTAATCAACCAATCTCCATTGTAATTTTTTACAAATTGTTAAAATTTCACTCTTTGAATCATATATTTCTCCAGCAATTTTACCATCTCCCATTACAATTACAATAAAACCTTTATTCATTAAAACTTGATTGCATTGCATAAAAATTTCTAATAAATCATTATTAAATTTTTCTTTGGGTAGTTTGAGGCTTGAATATTCCCTCCTTGAACCTATTTCATTTAACATAGAAAACTTTACATCAAAATTTAACCAAAACATTCTGTGTTTGTGATACAAATAATAGTCATAGGTGTTCGGGTATGGTGGAGAGGTAAAAATAAGCGATATAGAGTTATTTGGAATTTTTTGCGTAAGATATTTAGAATTATGCAAGAATACTTGAGAATTATTGTTTTTTAATCCTAAACCACTATATATTTCAAGTGTATTGTTTAATTTTTCATTGAATTTTTTAAAGATATATTGTTTATTTAAGTGAGGTTTTTGGACACTTGCGTATCGTGTGTCAGAATCTTGGTTAGAAGCAATATTGATAATTGATGAAAAAATAAGTTGCAAAAATAATAAATATTTTTGATTATTATTTGCATAACTTTGTATTTGTTTCTTTATGCTTGATAAAGCTAAGATTGATTCTTGCTTAAACCAGTGATTGATGCTTTCATAATGATGTAATTGTTTGGGCTCGTAGAAAAAATCTAAATCAAAGTTTTTTAAAATTTCTATATCTTTTGCTTCTAAATATAAAAGTTTAAAATTTGATATTAATTCTGCAATGAAATTAATATCAAAACCTATTCCTTGCCGATTTAGTGTTCTACAAGCTAAAAGTGTTGTTCCACTTCCGCAAAATGGATCTAAAACCTTGTCGTTTTGTTTGGAATATTTTTCAACATATTCCAATGCTAAGTCAATAGTAAATTTTGCTGGATAGGGGTGAATTCTATCAATTTTTCTTAGAAGTTTTCTATACAAATCAGAATCAACACAACAAGATTCTAAAATTTTTGTCATATACTCTTCCTTAACACTACAATAAAAGAATGATTTTGATTGACATAAAATACGCTAGGATAACCAAGCAGGACAAGTCTTCTTTGCTCGTTTTGGTCCCAAATAATCAAATCGTGATATTTAAATCCTGCTTCTTCACCAGCTTTAGCAATATGCGAATGCAAATCAACATAAGGGATTTTGTTTTTTGTATCTCTATAATCTTTTACTACCCAAATATTATAGCCTCCAATTTTGGTTTTGTTGTAGAGTTTTTGCATAATAGTTTTGACCGCTTGCATGTAAGATTTAAAATTCATATTTCCCAAGTCTTTTTCGTGAGTAGAGTAAATTTTGGTTGTTGCATTATTATCTACTACAAAAGCAGATTTTTTATGTCTTCTTGTTCTATCTTCTGTTATTTTATGAATTAAATCTGCATAAGGAGGAGATGTGAAAGTAAGACTTATAGAATCATCTTCTAAAGAATTTATTAACTCTATGCAATCACCTTGTGCTATGTTATAGCTTACATTTGTTTGTTCTTTAAATAGATTTGTATCAAATTCTTTAAGAGATTCTAAAGCAAAACAGAAAAATTCTTGCGAAAGCTCAAAACCTACAATACTCCTTCCTAAACTTAGAGCACTTTTTGCAGTTGTGCCTGTGCCTAAAAATGGATCCAAAATAATATCGCCCTTTTTTGAATACAAGGAAATCACTCTATCACTGAGTTTTTGAGGAAAGGTTGCCCCATGCTTCAATGCTGTTTTGGAACGAGGAGAAGAAACATCATTCCACACAGACCGAGAATTTTTTGCCCATTCTTGTGTGCTTAGGTCATTAAATGATTTCTTACTCAAATTTTATCCTTAAAATCTCTCATAATTGTCTTATAAGACATTAACCACCACCTTGTATTTAACATGCATGTAATTATATAGCAATAAAATCCATTTCTTTCAAAAACATTGATAAGGATTGGATAGTTAGCTTTACACCAAAAAAAATACACCCCTTTTATCTCAATCCGCCCAATTATAGCTAAACGCCTTTAAAAAGGCTTTTAAAAGAGGCTTAAAGGCTTGAATAACCCCCTCTTTTCTTAAATCAAAGCCATTAGCAAACTTTGCTATAATTACGCTTTTTACAAAACCAAAATTCTAGGCATAGCAATGATACATAAGGATAATCTGCAAGAAGTTTTAATGCACTTAGGCTTTAGTCCAAATAGCGCAAAGACAAGATTTAAAAAAAGCTATCAAAATGAGAATGTTTTTATACAAGTGGATTTTGCTAAGGAAGAGATTATTTACCCTGAAAAAATTATCCAAGAAAGCAAAACAACAAGCAATTTCTCTCAAAATGAAAATTTTGTAGTTTTAGAATGTGTAAATAGACTTTTAGAGCTAGGCTACCAGCCCCAAGATTTAGTTTTAGAAAAGACTTGGACACTAGGGCATTCTGGCAAAAGTGGCAGAGCTGATATTACGATTTTTAAAGAAAATGATAAAAAAGAAAAAGAAGTGTATTGCATTATAGAATGCAAAACCGCAGGCAAAGAGTTTTACCAAGCTAAAAAAGACTTAGAAAATAACGCAGAGGGCAAACAGCTTTTTTCTTACGCTGCTCAAGCTAGGAGCGTGGAGTATTTAGCACTTTATGCGAGTGATTTTGAACAAACCATAAAGCATTATGAAACAATCTTGCGTTTTAAAGACGATAAAAACATCTTAGACTTAAGCAAAAAAGATGATAGTTTGCTTACTTTTGAGAGCGCAAGTGAGGCTAAAGACTTTTTTCGTGTGTGGGAAGAAACTTATAATAAACAAAGTTTTTCTGATATTATCTTTAATTCAAAACCCTATGAAATAGGCGTTAAACCTCTTTTAAAAAAAGATTTAAAACCTTTTAACAAAGAAGATGGAATCAATGTAAGATTCAAAGAAATACTAAGGCACAACAACATTAGCGACAAAGAAAACGCTTTTAACAAACTCTTAAGCCTCTTTCTTTGTAAATGCGTCGATGAGCGGAGTAAAAAAGACAATGAAGAGCTTGATTTTCAATACAAAAGTTTTAGCGATACTTACTTTAGCTTGTATGAGCGGATTTTTAAGCTTTTTATCAAAGGAATGAATGAGTTTTTAAAAGAAGAGGTATATAAGACTGATGATAATTTCATCGCAAACACCATCGACACTTATATAGGCAAACACCGCGAAACTATGCAAAAACTCCTTGAACAAGAACTTTTAAAAGCCACACTTTTTTCTTCAAACGCCTTTTCTTTTAAAGAAACGCATAATGAAAATTTATTTAAACAAAATGGCAAGATTTTAGTTGAAGTTGTAGAACTTTTAAGCCCTTATAAAATTTCACATTCAAGCAAAGAGCAATTTTTAGGTGAGCTTTTTGAGCAGTTTTTAAATGAGGGCTTCAAAGAAGATGAGGGCAGGTATTTTACTCCTGTGCCAATTACACGTTTTATTTGGAATGCCCTGCCATTTGAGGAGTTTATAAGCCTAGAAGACAAGCCCACCTTTCCTAAGGTTATAGATTTTGCTTGTGGAGCTGGGCATTTCTTAACAGAGGGCGTAAGTGCCATAAGCGAATATTGTAAAGCGCAAGAAGATTCCATAAACATAAGCGATGAGCAAATTTCAAAGCATTTCTATGGCATTGATAAAGACAATCGCCTAAGTCGCACCACCCAAGTGGCTATGCTTTTAAATGGGGCAAATCTTGCCAAAATCCGCTCTATTGATGGGCTTGAATACAATGTAGAGTTTTATGGAGAAAATCAACAAATTTTTGACATTTTAGTGAGTAATCCGCCATATTCTGTGAAAGATTTCAAGCAACATTTAAGTAAAAGCATTCTTAAAGCTAAAGATAAATTCATAGAATTTCAAGTGCTACAACACACTTCTTTAAGCTCCAAAGCCATAGAAAATGTATTTGTTGAGAGGCTTACACACATCTTAAAGCCAAACGCTCTAGCTGCGATTATTTTGCCAAGCTCCATACTCTCAAATACCGATTTAGCCACCATAAAAACAAGAGAGATTTTATTAGAAAATTTCTCTATTTATTGTATTTGTGCCTTTGGGAGTCAGACCTTTGGGACAACAGGCACAAATACTATTGTTTTGTTTTTGAAACGCTTTTATGAGCCTCCTAAAAAAACAGAGCTTTATAAAGATAGCATTGAAGCGATTTTAAATAATGAGAATTTAGAAAATTTTGAAGACAAAGTACTTTTTGAATCTTACCTAGCCCTGCAAAAAATAGATGCGAAAGCTTACAAAGACTTTTTAACCCAAAATCCAAAATGCCTAGAGCTAGAATACTTTAAAGCATACTATAAAGATTTTGAATCCCTAGCTGAAATCAAAACCCTTTTAAACTCCAAAAACTTTTTAGCTTTAGAAAAAGAAAGCAAAGAGCAAGAATTACACAAAAGATTTTTTGACTTTGCCTTGAAATTAGAAAGAGAAAAGCTTAAATTCTTTGCCTTAACTTACAAGCAAACAACACTTATAGTCAATGCCCCACAAGATAATAACGCACAAAAGAAATTCTTAGGCTACACCATAAGTCAGGCAAAAAACAAAACAAGCGGTTTAGTAGAAACACAAGGATTATTAAGTGATAAATCTAACCGCAATGCAAAAGATAAAATCGCCTATGCGATAAAACAAGCCTTTAAAAATGAGCAAATCCATAACGAAAACTTAAATCCTTATCTTACTTACACTAAAGCTTGTCATTTACTAAGCTTTGATTTGCCTAGTTTTAACAAAGCGATTTCTTTAAATCCCTCTGTCATTCTAAGCGGCGGCGAAGAATCTAATCGAAACCTCGACGCAAATCCCTTTGCAAATTGTAAATATGAGTTGGTGAAGTTGGGGGAGATAATTTTAGAAAATCCAAAATCTAAAGTGAAAGTTAGTGAAGCCAAAGAAAATACAAATGGCAAATACCCCTTTTATACTAGTGGTTTAAATATTTATCGCTATGATGAAGCCCTAACAAGTGGAGAAAATATTTACCTTTCAACAGGCGGAAATGCTATTGTTCAATTTTATAATGGTGAGAGTGCATATTCTACTGATACTTATGTAGTTAAAAGTCAAGATTCTAGAAAAGCTTTGACAAAATTTATTTTTTATATGCTTGAAACCCAAACTTCTTATATTAACGATTTTCTATTTAAGGGAGCAGGATTAAAACATTTACAAAAACAAGAATTTAAAAATCTCAAAATCCCACTCCCTCCCCTAGAAATCCAAAAACAAATTGTCCAAGAATGCGAAAAGATAGAGGAACAATATAGCATTATAAGAATGAGCATTGCAGAGTATCAAAAGCTGATTAAGGCAGTTTTAGTAAAAACAGGCATTTGTCAAACTGATGCTTCCTCTCGTCAAACTGAACGAAGCGAAGAATCTAAAAACGCAGTTTCTTTAGAAAATGCGAAATCCCTTAGCATAAATAACACAGGGGGGGGGGGCAATAACTCCTCTAGTGGCTTAGATTCTTTAGATTCAATTGATTCCTTTATCGCAGAGCTTTTAGAAAATATCGCGGAGTTAGAATCTAAACTTGATTGGGATTTACTTCTTACCCTTCAAGCCTCTTATTGTCATTCTGAGCGTAGCGAAGAATCCCACTCCCTTAATTCTCATTCTGAAACCCCCTTTTGTCATTCTAAGCATTGCGAAGAATCTCTAAACGCGGAATCTCAAAACGCAGTTTCTTTAGAAAATGCAAACAATAGAGATATTTCGCTAACGCTCAACAAGACAAAAGATGTTAATTGTCAAACCGAACCTTCCCCTCGTCCATTCGACACCCCCTTTTGTCATTCTGAGCGTAGCGAAGAATCTCCAAGCGCAGAACCTTTAGCCGAAGAATCTCAAAACACACAATCCCAACCAAACCCCGCCGATACAAAAGCATTAAATACCCTCCTAGCCTCCCTACCCACTCCACCAAAAGAGGGCTGGGATTCTGTGAGAATATCACAAATTGCAGAGAAATTATTAGCAGGAGGAGACAAACCAAAAGTTTTTTCACAAACTCAAACGCAAGAATGTAAAATTCCTATTTATGCCAATGCAGTAGAGAAAAAAGGGCTTTATGGTTATACCGATAAACCCACAATTACACAAAATGCTTTAACTATTTCGGCAAGAGGAACGATAGGTTATGCGGTTGCGAGATTTGAACCATTTTACCCCATTGTGCGATTAATTGTTTTGACACCAAATCCAAAGAAAGCGAATTTAAAATTTTTAGAAATTTCTATAAATCATACAAATATCCAAAATAGCGGAGTGAATATTCCACAACTTACCGTGCCTGAATTTTCAAACCTCCAAATCCCCCTCCCTCCTCTAGAATCTCAAGAAAAAATTGTTTCTGTGATTGAAAATATAGAATCCAAAATCGCCCATATTGATTCTAGTTTAGAATCTTTAGAGAAAGAAAAAGCAGAAATTCTAAATAGAAGCTTAAACGAGAGAGAGAGAGAGAGAGAGAATTCTAAACTTAAATTAATCTTAACTCAAATCACTCTTTATCTTACACAAAGAGCTTTTTGGCACAATGCGAAAAGCTTAGTTTTAGAAAAAAGTGGCATAAGCCCTACAAACACTTTACACAGCCTTTTAACCTCCCTACCCACTCCACCAAAAGAGGGCTGGGATTCTGTGAAACTTGGGGATAGTGCTGAAGTTATCGCAGGGCAATCCCCAGAATCTAAGTTTTACAACGATAAAAAAGAAGGGCTTTTATTTTTTCAAGGCAAAAAGGATTTTGGAGAGATTTATTTAAATCATTCTAATATCTGGACTTCTCAAATCACAAAAGAAAGCTTTAAGAATGATATTTTAATGAGTGTTCGCGCCCCTGTTGGAGATGTAAATATTAATCCTTTTGAAAAAATCTGTATCGGTAGAGGATTAGCTGCAATTCGTGCTAAAAACTACAAGTTTTTATTCTTGTGCTTGCATTACAATAAACATTTATTTGTTGGAAGACAAGGAATGACTTTTGAATCCATTACAACACAAACCATTATAGATACAAAAATCCCCCTCCCTCCTTTAAAATCTCAAGAAAAAATTGTTTCTGTGATTGAAAATATAGAATCTAAAATCACAAATTTAGATTCCACTTGCAAACTTTTAGAAAGCCAAAAAACTATAATCCTTAAAAGCCATTTATGCGGATAGATGCTAAGGGATTTGAGTAAGGACAAGGCTTAAAGGTTTTTGTGCTTGCATAGTTACCATTTACAAGTCCTTTTATACTATAATCAAAAACTTTTTTTAAAAGGCAGTTGATGTTTTCTATTTATTCGCGTCGCTACACAGGGGCTAAAACAAAGCTTTTAAAGCAAATTGACAAAGTGCTTTTAGAGCATTTTGATTATAGCTTGCAAAGCAATCTTAGCTTTTTTGATGTGTTTGCTGGCACGGGGGTTGTGAGTGCGTATTTTATGCAAAAGGCAGAATTTAGCCACTTTCTAGTCAATGATTTTTTAGAATCTAATTTTATAATTTATCAAGGATTCTTTGCACAAGAGCATTTTAATGAAGAAAAACTTTTATCTTTAAGAGAAAAATTCAATGCCCTTAAAAACATTAAAGAAAATTACTATTCCAAAGCATTTGGTGATAAATTTTTTAGCTTTCAAGATGCTAAACATATAGGCTTTATAAGAGAAGAGCTTGATAGACTTTTAAAACAAAAGCAAATTAATACAAAAGAATTCCATATCCTCCTAGCAAGTTTGCTTTATAGCAGT from Helicobacter himalayensis harbors:
- a CDS encoding DEAD/DEAH box helicase, whose protein sequence is MIQAVKDLQQEAVARLIEQFKAKDSITFQAPTGSGKTIMIADFMNTLLKEHANIVFIVSSLSKGDLSEQNYQAFKKFQSKFTHLKPFLIESETSDEENLFIPTNYNVYVLPRDLYKEKSKLKAGAFVRFLRELKGFREDLGNFQSQVREKEIYLIKDESHIATNNLDELIIKSHKTNAPNKSNQFFSKVLNVSATPKLARGQIPDVRISEEEAVSAKLIKKVEYFEEEVKLERALEKFIELKKDYVEKLGINPCLIVQISNKDKAESEIKNLKEVLKDTRFSHLKWMLIVNDSKHNDSNDELRAKNLPVKRWKNYAKERASTIDIIIFKMVISEGWDIPRACMLYQIRDSKSKQLDEQVIGRVRRNPCLLEFERLGKEEQELVSKAYVYGICPKSETSIAVRLKGGLQNGLFENAVQKEFTMRTTRLERVGEYKEGEKKEFDVGEILKQEGEKELRKDIFSFYKELVKNQELQKECEKYVLDSNETSEAYARWFSFNNNLEKIKKKFLNAQLDEDRYIVEPENKVLPLQSLLQKSKFGKNDIKWIWQSLNENSKKDKENKEFYFDSEAEKEWLEFLIDLYDEDAPTNPNNQTRLIKSIEVNKQKLYLFGKNFPFESALRFEYYLEGYHFSYPDFILKDYKDRIHIFEVKSINTSSSQSIDKESYEDKIKALKQAYKVISKKTGYYFYIPIKKEDGWDIHCFKPNGEEIKNLSKDSLESLLKED
- a CDS encoding DNA methyltransferase, encoding MTKILESCCVDSDLYRKLLRKIDRIHPYPAKFTIDLALEYVEKYSKQNDKVLDPFCGSGTTLLACRTLNRQGIGFDINFIAELISNFKLLYLEAKDIEILKNFDLDFFYEPKQLHHYESINHWFKQESILALSSIKKQIQSYANNNQKYLLFLQLIFSSIINIASNQDSDTRYASVQKPHLNKQYIFKKFNEKLNNTLEIYSGLGLKNNNSQVFLHNSKYLTQKIPNNSISLIFTSPPYPNTYDYYLYHKHRMFWLNFDVKFSMLNEIGSRREYSSLKLPKEKFNNDLLEIFMQCNQVLMNKGFIVIVMGDGKIAGEIYDSKSEILTICKKLQWRLVDYSFSELDKTSRSFTQSYRTKNKKEYILVLQKG
- a CDS encoding DNA methyltransferase translates to MSKKSFNDLSTQEWAKNSRSVWNDVSSPRSKTALKHGATFPQKLSDRVISLYSKKGDIILDPFLGTGTTAKSALSLGRSIVGFELSQEFFCFALESLKEFDTNLFKEQTNVSYNIAQGDCIELINSLEDDSISLTFTSPPYADLIHKITEDRTRRHKKSAFVVDNNATTKIYSTHEKDLGNMNFKSYMQAVKTIMQKLYNKTKIGGYNIWVVKDYRDTKNKIPYVDLHSHIAKAGEEAGFKYHDLIIWDQNEQRRLVLLGYPSVFYVNQNHSFIVVLRKSI
- a CDS encoding restriction endonuclease subunit S — encoded protein: MIHKDNLQEVLMHLGFSPNSAKTRFKKSYQNENVFIQVDFAKEEIIYPEKIIQESKTTSNFSQNENFVVLECVNRLLELGYQPQDLVLEKTWTLGHSGKSGRADITIFKENDKKEKEVYCIIECKTAGKEFYQAKKDLENNAEGKQLFSYAAQARSVEYLALYASDFEQTIKHYETILRFKDDKNILDLSKKDDSLLTFESASEAKDFFRVWEETYNKQSFSDIIFNSKPYEIGVKPLLKKDLKPFNKEDGINVRFKEILRHNNISDKENAFNKLLSLFLCKCVDERSKKDNEELDFQYKSFSDTYFSLYERIFKLFIKGMNEFLKEEVYKTDDNFIANTIDTYIGKHRETMQKLLEQELLKATLFSSNAFSFKETHNENLFKQNGKILVEVVELLSPYKISHSSKEQFLGELFEQFLNEGFKEDEGRYFTPVPITRFIWNALPFEEFISLEDKPTFPKVIDFACGAGHFLTEGVSAISEYCKAQEDSINISDEQISKHFYGIDKDNRLSRTTQVAMLLNGANLAKIRSIDGLEYNVEFYGENQQIFDILVSNPPYSVKDFKQHLSKSILKAKDKFIEFQVLQHTSLSSKAIENVFVERLTHILKPNALAAIILPSSILSNTDLATIKTREILLENFSIYCICAFGSQTFGTTGTNTIVLFLKRFYEPPKKTELYKDSIEAILNNENLENFEDKVLFESYLALQKIDAKAYKDFLTQNPKCLELEYFKAYYKDFESLAEIKTLLNSKNFLALEKESKEQELHKRFFDFALKLEREKLKFFALTYKQTTLIVNAPQDNNAQKKFLGYTISQAKNKTSGLVETQGLLSDKSNRNAKDKIAYAIKQAFKNEQIHNENLNPYLTYTKACHLLSFDLPSFNKAISLNPSVILSGGEESNRNLDANPFANCKYELVKLGEIILENPKSKVKVSEAKENTNGKYPFYTSGLNIYRYDEALTSGENIYLSTGGNAIVQFYNGESAYSTDTYVVKSQDSRKALTKFIFYMLETQTSYINDFLFKGAGLKHLQKQEFKNLKIPLPPLEIQKQIVQECEKIEEQYSIIRMSIAEYQKLIKAVLVKTGICQTDASSRQTERSEESKNAVSLENAKSLSINNTGGGGNNSSSGLDSLDSIDSFIAELLENIAELESKLDWDLLLTLQASYCHSERSEESHSLNSHSETPFCHSKHCEESLNAESQNAVSLENANNRDISLTLNKTKDVNCQTEPSPRPFDTPFCHSERSEESPSAEPLAEESQNTQSQPNPADTKALNTLLASLPTPPKEGWDSVRISQIAEKLLAGGDKPKVFSQTQTQECKIPIYANAVEKKGLYGYTDKPTITQNALTISARGTIGYAVARFEPFYPIVRLIVLTPNPKKANLKFLEISINHTNIQNSGVNIPQLTVPEFSNLQIPLPPLESQEKIVSVIENIESKIAHIDSSLESLEKEKAEILNRSLNERERERENSKLKLILTQITLYLTQRAFWHNAKSLVLEKSGISPTNTLHSLLTSLPTPPKEGWDSVKLGDSAEVIAGQSPESKFYNDKKEGLLFFQGKKDFGEIYLNHSNIWTSQITKESFKNDILMSVRAPVGDVNINPFEKICIGRGLAAIRAKNYKFLFLCLHYNKHLFVGRQGMTFESITTQTIIDTKIPLPPLKSQEKIVSVIENIESKITNLDSTCKLLESQKTIILKSHLCG